The Euphorbia lathyris chromosome 8, ddEupLath1.1, whole genome shotgun sequence genome has a window encoding:
- the LOC136203043 gene encoding carotenoid 9,10(9',10')-cleavage dioxygenase 1-like, whose protein sequence is MSMSSPFPFQLNCSLFHRFSTLKSTLFSSSIKVPLPRDVQLFPLRLDVSKTAKNTCLKLLDAFVDSMFQFVHQPLLPSQSNFAPVDELKEVVVVTQIEGNVPDDFSEGVYIRNGPNPLFGGLRSAVSVFGTSNEIWVEGEGMVHALYFDKASDEIGSWSVYYTNRYVETETLKIEKQRNKPLFLPAIEGNSAAIISAYLLNMLRFGKVNKYLSNTNVFEHGGKFYSIAEHHIPQEIDILTLKTLGNWDVNGSWNRPFTSHSKRAPNTGELVIIGVDGTKPFLELGVISADGKRLIHKVDLKLNRCTLCHDLGVTERYNVIMDFPLTLDVQRLVRGGPLIKYNREEYARIGIMPRYGDGESIRWFDVQPYCIFHILNCFEDNHDEVVVWGCKALDSIIPGPDMGLNKHHWFSTRFKHPYINDQHSSTNGEEAEGSLFSRCHEWRLNMKTGEVKETYLSGFQFSMDFPIINGLFTGLKNRFGYTQILHSQASSISGMAKYGGLAKLYFEELHQNCNLGDNQFEEIIKVEYHKFDKNTFCTGAAFVPKTGADEDDGWIITFVHNEDTNISKAYIIDTKNFSSEPVAKITLPSRVPYGFHGAFMPITLPKLKHQLPENECL, encoded by the exons ATGTCCATGTCCTCCCCATTTCCATTTCAACTCAATTGCTCCCTTTTTCACAGATTTTCTACTCTCAAATCCACGCTCTTCTCTTCTTCGATCAAG GTGCCGTTGCCGAGAGATGTGCAGCTTTTTCCTCTTCGACTGGATGTCTCCAAAACTGCCAAAAACACTTGTTTGAAACTATTGGATGCTTTTGTTGATTCCATGTTCCAGTTTGTTCATCAACCATTGCTACCATCCCAG AGTAACTTTGCTCCGGTGGATGAACTGAAGGAAGTAGTTGTAGTCACCCAAATTGAAGGGAATGTTCCAGATGATTTTTCAGAGGGTGTCTATATAAGAAATG GACCAAATCCATTATTCGGAGGATTAAGATCGGCAGTGTCGGTATTCGGAACATCAAATGAGATATGGGTAGAAGGAGAAGGAATGGTTCATgctttatattttgataaagcTAGTGATGAAATTGGAAGTTGGAGTGTGTACTACACTAATAGATATGTGGAAACAGAGACATTGAAGATAGAAAAACAAAGAAACAAGCCATTATTTCTGCCTGCAATTGAAGGCAATTCAGCAGCTATCATTTCAGCTTACTTGCTCAATATG TTGCGATTCGGAAAAGTGAACAAATATCTGAGCAACACAAATGTGTTTGAGCATGGTGGCAAGTTCTATTCAATTGCTGAACATCATATTCCTCAGGAAATTGACATCCTCACCCTCAAAACATTAGGAAATTGGGATGTCAATGGATCCTGGAATCGACCTTTTACTAGCCATTCCAAG AGAGCTCCAAACACAGGAGAACTGGTTATAATAGGGGTGGATGGAACTAAACCTTTTCTTGAATTAGGAGTAATTTCAG CTGATGGAAAGAGATTGATACATAAAGTGGATCTCAAATTGAATAGGTGCACCCTTTGTCACGATCTCGGGGTTACTGAGAG GTACAATGTGATAATGGATTTTCCACTCACATTAGACGTACAAAGGCTTGTTAGAGGTGGCCC GTTAATAAAGTATAACAGGGAAGAATATGCAAGAATCGGAATAATGCCTCGCTATGGAGATGGTGAGTCAATCAGATGGTTTGATGTGCAACCTTATTGTATTTTCCACATCCTAAATTGTTTCGAGGATAATCATGATGAGGTTGTGGTTTGGGGGTGCAAGGCACTTGATTCAATAATACCTGGACCTGATATGGGCTTAAACAAACACCACTGGTTTTCGACTAGGTTTAAGCACCCCTATATTAATGATCAACATTCTTCTACAAATGGAGAAGAAGCAGAAGGATCATTATTCAGTCGTTGTCATGAATGGAGATTAAATATGAAAACTGGAGAGGTTAAGGAAACATATCTCTCTGGCTTTCAATTTTCTATGGATTTTCCTATCATTAATGGACTTTTCACTGGTCTTAAGAATCGATTTGGATACACACAAATTCTTCATTCTCAGGCCAGCTCTATCTCAG GGATGGCAAAATATGGAGGTCTAGCCAAATTATACTTTGAAGAGCTACACCAAAACTGCAATTTG GGAGATAACCAATTTGAAGAAATAATTAAGGTGGAGTACCATAAATTTGATAAAAACACATTCTGCACCGGAGCTGCTTTTGTTCCTAAAACAGGTGCTGATGAAGATGATGGTTGGATCATCACTTTTGTACATAATGAAGATACTAATATCTCTAAA GCATATATAATAGACACAAAAAACTTCAGCAGTGAACCGGTGGCCAAAATCACATTGCCCAGTAGAGTCCCTTATGGTTTTCATGGAGCTTTCATGCCAATCACATTGCCCAAACTAAAACACCAATTGCCTGAAAATGAGTGCCTTTAA